The following are encoded in a window of Methylocystis rosea genomic DNA:
- a CDS encoding DNA -binding domain-containing protein codes for MDPANSHPIADVAPSDEHVTDYDRVHFKVYLRMLDAAKEGAAWEEVSSILLGIDPLREPVRAKRAYETHLARARWLAKEGYKDLLAGPA; via the coding sequence GTGGACCCTGCAAATTCCCATCCGATCGCCGACGTCGCTCCTTCCGACGAGCATGTCACCGACTACGACCGCGTTCATTTCAAGGTTTACTTGAGGATGCTGGACGCAGCCAAGGAAGGAGCGGCATGGGAGGAAGTTTCAAGCATTCTGCTCGGCATCGACCCGCTTCGCGAACCCGTCCGAGCCAAGCGCGCGTATGAGACACATCTTGCTCGGGCGCGATGGCTGGCGAAGGAAGGGTATAAGGATTTACTGGCAGGTCCCGCCTGA
- a CDS encoding DUF2840 domain-containing protein, whose translation MSALTEVELYFLKGKIERWIRFGTPISERTLDRRRRISTFAPDSIFAFMRWASNGHGTLVSRIDILRACHVGEPCSTVPGVRPGAEILLRSVGWDKVQRVLRAIDAVEALGFAPQEICPDHWRHVHNRLAAGLSPRPYSRERHRAWLLRSKIEV comes from the coding sequence ATGAGCGCGCTAACGGAGGTCGAACTCTATTTCCTGAAAGGCAAGATCGAGCGCTGGATTCGTTTCGGAACGCCGATCAGTGAACGCACGCTCGACCGCCGCCGACGCATCTCGACCTTCGCGCCGGATTCGATTTTCGCCTTCATGCGCTGGGCGTCGAACGGCCATGGGACGCTGGTTTCCCGCATCGACATCTTACGCGCCTGCCATGTCGGCGAACCCTGTTCGACCGTTCCCGGCGTCAGGCCCGGCGCTGAAATTCTGCTGCGATCGGTCGGCTGGGATAAAGTCCAGCGCGTCTTGAGAGCGATCGACGCCGTCGAGGCGCTCGGCTTCGCGCCGCAGGAAATCTGTCCCGATCACTGGCGTCACGTTCACAACCGATTGGCCGCCGGCCTGTCGCCTCGCCCCTATTCGCGCGAGCGCCATCGCGCCTGGCTACTTCGCTCAAAGATTGAAGTCTAA
- a CDS encoding TonB-dependent receptor plug domain-containing protein, whose protein sequence is MSSLKIISTATALLVAANGAFADPFIRGAKARRTHTSSPAAQPADNGYYVPYVVGVDGKKYPIMEIPGSVTVVPRQLMDDQQATTLGDALRNVSGVTIRGR, encoded by the coding sequence ATGTCGAGCTTGAAGATCATCTCCACCGCCACCGCTCTTCTGGTGGCGGCGAACGGCGCGTTTGCCGATCCTTTCATTCGAGGCGCCAAGGCGAGGAGGACGCATACATCGTCGCCAGCGGCTCAGCCCGCCGACAACGGCTATTACGTCCCGTATGTGGTCGGCGTCGACGGCAAGAAATATCCGATCATGGAAATTCCCGGAAGCGTCACGGTCGTTCCCCGGCAACTCATGGACGATCAGCAAGCGACGACGCTCGGCGACGCCTTGAGAAATGTTTCAGGCGTCACAATCCGCGGCCGCTGA
- a CDS encoding lytic transglycosylase domain-containing protein, with the protein MIVFSIAFLRLDAHGVGRKRATRAAVSAALFYTTAVLPAHSEMLGLRAATTARSPRSVVANAIQEASRRFHVPPDWIRAVMRAESNGDAKSVSEKGAIGLMQVMPKTYAELQAKLSLGPDPFDPHDNIVAGAAYLAEMFDRYGEIGVLAAYNAGPRRYEDHLLRGRPLPTETTDYVARLAPELGFAYIPAAAISAPPYALRAPMFVTLAAPKMAREATADGGANRVRRSQKAALHPLFPAPRDDKKFAREPHSDSGSRTLSPADSLQTAGVFVARTRMQLPE; encoded by the coding sequence ATGATCGTTTTCTCGATCGCTTTCCTGCGGCTCGATGCCCATGGCGTGGGTCGTAAACGCGCGACCCGGGCAGCAGTGAGCGCCGCTCTGTTTTACACCACGGCCGTGTTGCCGGCGCATTCCGAGATGCTCGGGCTTCGCGCAGCGACAACCGCTCGATCGCCAAGAAGCGTCGTCGCAAACGCCATCCAGGAGGCGTCTCGACGATTTCATGTTCCGCCCGATTGGATACGCGCCGTCATGCGCGCCGAAAGCAATGGCGACGCCAAATCCGTCTCCGAAAAAGGCGCGATTGGCCTTATGCAGGTTATGCCGAAGACATATGCTGAGCTGCAGGCCAAACTCAGTCTTGGTCCCGATCCATTCGATCCGCACGACAATATCGTGGCGGGCGCCGCCTATCTTGCCGAGATGTTCGACCGCTACGGTGAGATAGGAGTTCTCGCAGCCTATAACGCCGGTCCACGGCGCTACGAGGATCATCTTCTTCGCGGCCGACCGCTGCCCACCGAGACCACGGACTATGTCGCGCGACTGGCGCCTGAGCTCGGCTTCGCCTACATTCCGGCTGCGGCAATTTCGGCGCCGCCTTATGCGCTTCGTGCGCCGATGTTCGTCACGCTGGCGGCGCCGAAAATGGCGCGAGAGGCGACCGCGGACGGAGGCGCCAACCGCGTTCGGAGGAGTCAAAAAGCTGCCCTTCATCCTCTCTTTCCGGCGCCGCGCGACGACAAAAAATTTGCACGCGAACCGCATTCGGACAGCGGTTCGCGAACTCTATCGCCTGCGGATTCTCTGCAGACCGCCGGCGTTTTTGTTGCCCGCACGAGGATGCAATTGCCCGAATGA
- a CDS encoding helix-turn-helix transcriptional regulator: MSAAMTDLPPRFLRTPEAARFLGLSGRTLEKHRTYGTGPLYSKLGGRVVYRLEDLQAWAARGAKASTSDPGVGTVLPARRQKPNGATTLPDRR, encoded by the coding sequence ATGTCCGCCGCCATGACCGATTTGCCGCCACGCTTTCTGCGCACGCCCGAAGCCGCGCGTTTCCTGGGGCTCTCGGGCCGAACTCTGGAAAAACACCGCACCTACGGCACGGGGCCGCTCTACTCGAAACTCGGCGGCCGCGTCGTCTATCGACTTGAGGATTTGCAGGCCTGGGCGGCGCGCGGCGCCAAAGCCTCGACCTCCGATCCTGGCGTCGGAACGGTGCTGCCGGCGAGACGCCAGAAGCCGAACGGCGCCACCACGCTTCCCGATCGCCGCTGA
- a CDS encoding DUF2285 domain-containing protein encodes MPARSGAGGCDFAVDPTLGANEADIFWLPEARASAVILVPSPTNASELRFSPSDWPDLHTRLRLNDGEHLIVGTGRNQYQLWLPDPPREGEPLAAVIPHDRMTPHRAEAAMHFWRFTRGHAKPATPLRAVRLVNTLRALDGHLSGASYRVIAESLFGSARVDAEPWKSSSVRDATIRLVRNGVALMRGGYRKFLRK; translated from the coding sequence TTGCCGGCGCGCAGCGGCGCTGGGGGTTGCGATTTCGCCGTAGATCCCACGCTCGGCGCGAATGAAGCCGATATTTTCTGGCTTCCCGAAGCGCGAGCGAGCGCCGTCATTCTTGTGCCAAGTCCAACAAACGCCAGCGAGTTGAGATTCTCGCCGTCGGATTGGCCAGACCTGCATACGCGGTTGCGCTTGAATGACGGCGAACACCTCATCGTTGGAACAGGCCGCAACCAGTATCAGCTGTGGCTTCCCGACCCGCCGCGCGAAGGAGAACCGCTCGCCGCCGTCATTCCGCACGACCGGATGACGCCACATCGCGCTGAGGCGGCGATGCATTTCTGGCGCTTCACGAGGGGCCACGCGAAGCCGGCCACACCGTTACGCGCCGTCCGCCTCGTCAACACGCTTCGAGCGCTCGACGGCCATTTGAGCGGTGCGTCCTACCGCGTCATCGCCGAATCCCTGTTCGGATCGGCGCGAGTCGACGCCGAGCCGTGGAAATCGTCCTCCGTTCGCGACGCGACAATTCGACTCGTGCGCAATGGCGTGGCGCTGATGCGCGGCGGCTATCGCAAGTTTCTGCGCAAATAA
- a CDS encoding ParB/RepB/Spo0J family partition protein: protein MAKTAQKIQLSASRDIPFNKLVLSQSNVRRIKAGVSIEELAEDIARRTLLQSITVRPVLDELGAETGIFEIPAGGRRYRALELLVKQKRLARTAPIPCVVRTEGTPEEDSLAENVQRAPLHPLDQFRAFLALREKGQSEEEIAAAFFVSVNVVKQRLRLAAASPKLLDIYAEDGMTLDQLMGFTVSSDHERQEQVWEAIQRSYKKEAYQIRRLLTEGAVRASDKRAQYVGEDYITAGGAVMRDLFQNDDGGWLQDTRLLDRLVAEKLERDAQAIRAEGWKWVEVATDFPYGHTYGLRPISGERQPLTDEETATLDALRAEAEQLEEAHADADEIPEEVDQRLGEIETAIAAIEERPVSYDPVEIARAAAFVSIDGSGRLRVERGYIRPEDEASLTESEAPDQENENETSASPSSALAASKAVASNAGAVQSEPAEDEDEGLRPLPDKLLAELTAYRTLALREAVGNDPGVAFRAALHVLCLKLFYHYGSDSCLDIEPKSVAFGAQAPGLGDTPLATKVDARHHDWSQQLPADPGDLWDALTTFDAGMQQRLFAHCISLTINAVHEAWNRRPRAIAHADRLAHVLSLDIAATGWTPTVDNFFGRVTKARIIEAVREAKGAEQAKRIEQLKKGDLAREAEQMLAGSGWLPEPLRTPDRAAHQSEPSTAVTATVDTGVEETAAIERETAIDEIVDESDAGDASVDEPQDVAAE, encoded by the coding sequence ATGGCGAAGACGGCTCAGAAAATTCAGTTGAGCGCCTCGCGCGATATCCCCTTCAACAAACTCGTGCTGTCGCAATCGAATGTGCGGCGGATCAAAGCCGGCGTGTCGATCGAAGAACTCGCCGAGGACATCGCCCGCCGCACGTTGTTGCAGAGCATCACCGTGCGGCCTGTTCTCGACGAGCTTGGCGCCGAGACTGGCATATTCGAAATCCCGGCCGGCGGGCGACGATACCGCGCGCTCGAACTGCTGGTGAAGCAGAAGCGTCTCGCGCGCACCGCGCCGATCCCATGCGTGGTGCGCACCGAGGGAACGCCGGAGGAGGATAGTCTCGCCGAGAATGTCCAGCGGGCCCCTTTGCATCCGCTTGATCAATTCCGGGCGTTTCTGGCGCTGCGCGAAAAAGGTCAGAGCGAAGAGGAGATCGCGGCGGCGTTTTTCGTCAGCGTCAATGTGGTAAAACAGCGGCTGCGACTCGCAGCTGCTTCCCCGAAGCTGCTCGACATCTACGCCGAAGATGGCATGACGCTCGACCAGCTCATGGGTTTCACCGTCAGTTCGGACCATGAGCGACAGGAGCAGGTCTGGGAGGCGATCCAGCGCTCCTACAAAAAGGAAGCCTACCAAATCCGCCGGCTTCTGACCGAGGGCGCCGTGCGCGCCAGCGACAAGCGGGCGCAATATGTCGGCGAAGATTACATCACCGCCGGCGGCGCCGTCATGCGCGATTTGTTCCAGAACGACGACGGCGGCTGGCTGCAGGACACCCGCCTGCTGGACCGGCTGGTCGCGGAAAAACTCGAACGCGACGCGCAAGCCATCCGCGCCGAGGGCTGGAAATGGGTCGAGGTCGCGACCGATTTTCCTTACGGCCATACCTACGGCCTGCGGCCCATCTCGGGAGAGCGCCAACCTCTGACGGACGAAGAAACCGCGACACTCGACGCTTTGCGCGCCGAGGCCGAGCAGCTTGAAGAAGCCCACGCAGATGCGGACGAGATTCCCGAGGAAGTCGATCAACGCCTCGGCGAGATCGAGACCGCGATCGCCGCGATCGAGGAGCGGCCGGTCAGCTACGATCCCGTCGAGATCGCCCGGGCGGCCGCGTTCGTCAGCATCGACGGTTCGGGCCGGCTGCGCGTCGAGCGCGGCTACATCCGCCCCGAGGATGAAGCGTCGCTCACCGAATCGGAAGCTCCCGATCAGGAGAATGAGAACGAGACCAGCGCCTCGCCCTCATCAGCATTAGCCGCTTCCAAGGCTGTCGCGTCGAACGCCGGCGCGGTTCAATCCGAGCCGGCGGAAGACGAGGACGAAGGTCTGCGGCCTCTGCCCGATAAATTGCTCGCCGAACTTACCGCCTATCGCACGCTGGCGCTGCGTGAAGCGGTGGGCAATGATCCCGGCGTCGCCTTTCGCGCGGCGCTGCATGTTCTCTGCCTGAAACTGTTCTACCATTACGGCTCCGACTCCTGTCTGGACATCGAACCGAAATCGGTTGCCTTCGGCGCTCAAGCCCCGGGACTTGGCGATACGCCGCTCGCTACTAAAGTCGACGCGCGTCATCACGATTGGTCGCAGCAGCTTCCCGCCGATCCCGGCGATCTGTGGGACGCTTTGACGACCTTCGACGCCGGGATGCAGCAACGCCTCTTCGCCCATTGCATCTCGCTTACCATCAACGCCGTGCATGAAGCGTGGAACCGCCGGCCAAGGGCCATCGCCCACGCGGATCGTCTCGCACATGTCCTGTCGCTCGACATCGCCGCGACCGGCTGGACGCCGACCGTCGATAATTTCTTCGGCCGCGTGACCAAAGCGCGAATCATTGAAGCCGTGCGCGAGGCAAAGGGCGCCGAACAGGCGAAGCGCATCGAGCAGTTGAAGAAAGGAGACCTGGCGCGGGAGGCCGAACAGATGCTCGCCGGTTCTGGTTGGCTGCCCGAACCGCTGCGCACGCCTGATCGCGCGGCGCATCAATCGGAGCCGTCGACCGCAGTGACCGCCACTGTCGATACGGGGGTCGAAGAAACGGCGGCGATAGAGCGCGAAACGGCTATCGACGAAATCGTCGATGAAAGCGACGCTGGCGACGCGTCGGTGGACGAACCCCAGGACGTTGCCGCCGAATGA
- a CDS encoding DUF2493 domain-containing protein, which translates to MTPERDNPSFEPARCSSPTDRVLTELQLYGCRPFQDEPDPRPLPQAQTIVSAVADIFDALVATLGDTRLEPDLEELLWSTVSLFHRAIARIERELDENEQAQRRSQKEQDGSEIRSVELERLIAEGQTLIERRDSMELFRDHAADHFERHTGSAWRPRSGSKVNHRALTSAMIDSRDFLAAKRKAENDVLLPIGPKVAFTGGPDFNDHCAIWDLLDKALAKHPDMVLLHGGSPRGAERIAACWADNRKIAQIAFKPDWARHAKAAPFKRNDQMLETLPIGVIVFPGSGISANLADKARKLGIPVWKFDEGGA; encoded by the coding sequence ATGACGCCCGAACGCGACAATCCAAGCTTTGAGCCGGCGCGTTGTTCATCCCCGACCGATCGCGTTCTCACCGAACTCCAGCTCTATGGCTGCCGCCCCTTCCAGGACGAACCCGACCCGAGGCCGCTTCCGCAAGCCCAAACGATCGTGAGCGCCGTCGCCGACATTTTCGACGCCCTCGTCGCCACATTGGGCGACACCCGCCTCGAACCCGACCTCGAAGAGCTGCTGTGGTCGACCGTCAGTCTCTTTCACCGCGCCATTGCTCGCATCGAACGCGAACTCGACGAGAATGAGCAGGCGCAGCGGCGCAGTCAGAAGGAACAGGACGGCTCGGAAATCCGCTCGGTCGAATTGGAGCGCCTCATCGCCGAAGGACAGACGCTCATCGAGCGGCGCGACAGCATGGAGCTTTTCCGCGACCACGCGGCCGACCATTTCGAGCGCCATACGGGCTCAGCCTGGCGTCCGCGCTCAGGCTCCAAGGTCAACCATCGCGCGCTGACCTCTGCGATGATCGACAGTCGGGATTTTCTCGCCGCCAAACGAAAAGCCGAAAATGACGTCTTACTCCCTATCGGACCAAAGGTCGCCTTCACCGGCGGCCCCGACTTCAACGATCATTGCGCAATCTGGGATTTACTCGACAAAGCGCTGGCCAAGCACCCCGACATGGTGCTGCTGCATGGCGGCAGCCCCCGGGGCGCCGAGCGCATCGCCGCCTGCTGGGCCGACAATCGCAAGATCGCTCAGATTGCCTTCAAACCGGACTGGGCGCGTCACGCCAAGGCGGCGCCGTTCAAGCGCAATGACCAGATGCTCGAAACCTTGCCGATCGGCGTCATCGTCTTCCCCGGCTCGGGCATCTCCGCAAACCTCGCCGACAAGGCGAGGAAGCTCGGAATTCCCGTATGGAAATTCGACGAAGGCGGCGCGTGA
- a CDS encoding transcriptional regulator domain-containing protein, giving the protein MIDADWRFPGAYDYLDNLNWPSIAWECLRRDKEYHADFANSRFRAAVDSGVAGAQRRWGLRFRRRSHARRE; this is encoded by the coding sequence ATGATTGATGCGGATTGGCGCTTTCCGGGCGCGTATGACTATTTGGATAATTTGAACTGGCCCTCCATCGCTTGGGAATGTTTGCGGCGCGACAAAGAATATCACGCCGACTTCGCCAACTCTCGATTTCGAGCCGCAGTGGACTCCGGCGTTGCCGGCGCGCAGCGGCGCTGGGGGTTGCGATTTCGCCGTAGATCCCACGCTCGGCGCGAATGA
- a CDS encoding replication initiator protein A, producing MSTTRRPSGELVKLSPFRCVPADIAPRDVQDLMAYPFFSLAKSPRVAPIDFRMGELTIRVDATPEYGMATIWDADILIWAASQIISARNGGRDTSRLMLATPREILTFIERGTSARDYDRFRAALDRLQSTTIETSIRQPAERWTRRFSWINEWKERTDASGRPLGVELVLTDWFYRAVLDNDLVLSIDRAYFALTGGLERWLYRIVRKHGGRQKGGWSFELDHLHLKSASLSPFKRFAFELRDIVRRQPLPGYALTIERNSRGHECLMFKPAESGAQTEMRIEPATKSRSPKSTGRKPVDNSVDKL from the coding sequence ATGTCCACGACACGGCGCCCCAGCGGTGAACTCGTCAAGCTCAGCCCGTTTCGCTGTGTTCCGGCCGATATCGCGCCGCGCGATGTGCAGGATCTCATGGCCTATCCGTTCTTCAGCCTCGCCAAATCGCCGCGCGTCGCGCCGATCGACTTCCGAATGGGAGAGCTGACAATTCGTGTCGATGCGACGCCCGAATATGGCATGGCGACGATCTGGGACGCCGATATTTTGATCTGGGCCGCCTCGCAGATCATCTCGGCGCGCAACGGCGGCCGTGACACCTCGCGCCTGATGCTGGCGACCCCGCGCGAAATCCTCACCTTCATCGAACGCGGAACATCGGCCCGGGATTACGATCGCTTTCGTGCGGCCCTGGATCGCCTGCAGTCCACGACGATCGAGACCTCGATCCGCCAGCCGGCGGAACGATGGACGCGCCGCTTCTCCTGGATCAACGAGTGGAAAGAGCGGACCGACGCGAGCGGTCGCCCGCTTGGCGTCGAACTCGTTCTGACCGACTGGTTCTATCGCGCGGTGCTCGACAACGACCTCGTGCTGTCGATCGACCGGGCGTATTTCGCGCTGACCGGCGGCCTCGAACGCTGGCTCTATCGCATCGTGCGCAAGCACGGCGGGCGTCAGAAGGGCGGCTGGTCCTTCGAGCTCGACCATCTTCACCTCAAATCCGCAAGTCTGTCGCCGTTCAAACGCTTTGCTTTCGAATTGCGCGACATCGTTCGACGCCAGCCCTTGCCCGGCTATGCGTTGACGATCGAGCGCAATTCTCGAGGACACGAGTGTCTGATGTTCAAGCCGGCGGAGAGCGGCGCGCAGACAGAAATGCGCATCGAGCCCGCCACGAAATCACGCAGCCCAAAATCCACGGGCCGGAAGCCTGTGGATAACTCTGTGGATAAGCTGTGA
- a CDS encoding S26 family signal peptidase yields the protein MKIFPLMFLSCGALASTSFVHREPLVVWNASASVPIGLYAVQPIGDLAVTDLVVARPPAPLADWLTERHYLPKGAPLIKRVAALPGQKICRDGLAVSVDGIVMTQAREQDHADRPLPVWSGCFVLLPGEAFLLNWNEAASLDGRYFGAFPIEGVVGRAAPLWTREDD from the coding sequence ATGAAAATCTTCCCCCTCATGTTCCTTTCCTGCGGCGCGCTCGCGTCGACTTCCTTCGTTCACCGCGAGCCGCTCGTCGTCTGGAACGCGTCGGCCAGCGTGCCGATCGGCCTCTATGCCGTGCAGCCGATCGGCGATTTGGCCGTCACCGACCTTGTCGTCGCCCGGCCGCCAGCGCCGCTCGCCGACTGGCTCACCGAACGCCATTATCTCCCCAAAGGCGCGCCGCTGATCAAACGGGTGGCGGCATTGCCCGGTCAAAAAATATGCCGCGACGGGCTCGCGGTTAGCGTCGATGGAATCGTCATGACGCAGGCGCGCGAACAGGATCACGCCGACCGACCGCTGCCCGTTTGGAGTGGGTGCTTTGTTCTCCTTCCCGGCGAGGCCTTTCTCCTCAACTGGAACGAAGCGGCGTCTCTCGACGGACGGTATTTTGGCGCGTTTCCGATCGAAGGCGTCGTGGGGCGCGCCGCGCCTCTCTGGACGAGGGAGGACGATTGA
- a CDS encoding DUF7146 domain-containing protein, which yields MSSPASELAQRLAREAEAVCRHYLSNGRRQGNYWLVGDARNTPGRSLFVRLSGPESCKGAAGNWVDAALGEHGDLLDIIREACRLDDFRDVVIEARRFLSLPQTTPGSVHSRIQAITPIGSPESARRLFAMSRSIEATIVERYFRHRGITALHETANLRFHPRCYCRPDNRSTLQIWPAMIAAVTDLNGKLTGAHRTWLDPSGHDKAPIETPRRAMGSLLGHGVRFGVARDVIAAGEGIETVLSLRCVMPDMPMMAALSSAHLAAILFPASLHRLYILRDNDTAGDNASAILVERATAAGIEAIILSPAFDDFNDDLRRLGVDDLQAAIRGQIAPEDVARFMRFSA from the coding sequence TTGTCCAGCCCAGCATCAGAACTGGCGCAGCGTCTCGCGCGCGAGGCCGAGGCGGTCTGCCGCCACTATCTCTCCAACGGCCGCCGCCAGGGCAATTATTGGCTTGTCGGCGATGCGCGAAACACGCCCGGCCGTAGCCTGTTCGTTCGCTTGAGCGGACCTGAAAGCTGCAAGGGCGCCGCTGGAAATTGGGTTGACGCCGCCTTGGGCGAACATGGCGATCTGCTCGATATTATTCGCGAGGCGTGTCGCCTCGACGACTTCCGGGATGTGGTCATTGAGGCGCGGCGCTTTCTCAGCCTGCCGCAAACGACGCCGGGTTCGGTCCACTCCCGAATTCAGGCAATCACGCCCATCGGTTCGCCTGAATCGGCGCGACGCTTGTTTGCTATGTCGCGCTCAATCGAGGCCACAATCGTCGAGAGGTATTTTCGCCATCGTGGAATTACGGCGTTGCACGAAACCGCAAATCTGCGCTTCCACCCACGCTGCTACTGTCGGCCCGACAATCGTTCGACGCTTCAGATCTGGCCCGCAATGATCGCCGCAGTCACCGATCTCAACGGAAAGCTCACCGGAGCGCATCGCACCTGGCTCGACCCGTCGGGCCACGACAAGGCGCCGATCGAGACGCCGAGGCGAGCGATGGGCTCTCTTCTTGGCCACGGCGTCAGATTCGGCGTGGCGCGCGACGTCATTGCGGCTGGCGAAGGCATCGAAACCGTGCTGTCGCTTCGCTGCGTCATGCCCGACATGCCGATGATGGCGGCGCTGTCGTCCGCGCATCTCGCCGCCATCCTGTTTCCTGCGTCGCTGCATCGCCTCTACATTCTTCGCGACAACGATACGGCGGGTGATAATGCGTCGGCGATCCTGGTCGAGCGTGCAACCGCCGCCGGGATCGAGGCGATTATCCTGTCGCCGGCTTTTGACGACTTCAACGACGATCTTCGCCGCCTCGGCGTCGACGATCTGCAAGCGGCGATAAGGGGTCAAATTGCGCCGGAAGACGTCGCCCGCTTCATGAGATTTTCGGCGTGA
- a CDS encoding DUF736 domain-containing protein — MANIGSFKKSGNEFQGEIVTLSVQARGVRIIPEATRTNDNAPSHRVYIGRVEVGAAWSKRSTEGRDYLSVKLDDPSFNAPIYANLFDDEDGEGYSLIWSRGRKANGD, encoded by the coding sequence ATGGCGAACATCGGCTCATTCAAAAAGTCCGGCAACGAGTTCCAGGGCGAGATCGTGACGCTCAGCGTCCAGGCCAGAGGCGTCCGCATCATTCCCGAGGCCACCCGGACCAACGACAACGCACCGAGCCACCGCGTCTATATCGGTCGAGTCGAGGTGGGCGCCGCGTGGTCGAAGCGTTCGACCGAAGGCCGCGATTATCTCTCGGTCAAACTCGACGATCCGAGCTTCAATGCCCCGATCTACGCCAACCTCTTCGACGACGAAGACGGCGAAGGCTACTCCCTCATCTGGTCGCGCGGGCGCAAGGCCAACGGCGACTGA
- a CDS encoding helix-turn-helix domain-containing protein, producing MDIREVLALNLRKCRQAQRLSQEELAHRAEIDRTYISSIERRVYAASIDVVDRLARELGLEAADLLRKPARTARAVVATPSATDEGTGRRMVRSNKDGAKTSTKSRTRKIRAE from the coding sequence ATGGACATTCGGGAGGTTCTGGCGCTCAACCTGCGGAAATGTCGGCAGGCGCAACGCCTGTCACAGGAGGAACTCGCCCATCGAGCGGAAATCGATCGCACCTATATCAGTTCGATAGAACGACGTGTTTATGCGGCGAGTATCGACGTCGTCGATCGGCTGGCTCGGGAGCTCGGTCTCGAAGCGGCCGATCTGCTTCGCAAACCTGCTCGAACCGCAAGAGCGGTTGTCGCTACGCCATCTGCAACGGATGAAGGGACCGGGAGGCGAATGGTCAGGTCGAACAAGGATGGCGCGAAAACGTCGACGAAGTCCCGAACACGGAAAATACGCGCCGAGTAA